Proteins encoded within one genomic window of Pseudomonas cannabina:
- a CDS encoding phosphatidate cytidylyltransferase, with translation MLKQRIITALILLPIALCGFFLLTGMYFALFIGVVVVLGAWEWARLAGFAAQSMRVGYAAVVAVLLFLMYLLPGLEPWVLVAAVIWWGVATFLVLTYPDSSGHWASAACKLVIGLLILLPAWQGLVLIKQWPLGNWLILAVMVLVWAADIGAYFSGKAFGKRKLAPKVSPGKSWEGVYGGLAVSLAITAAVGISRDWSVIQFIAALLGAAVIVFISVIGDLTESMFKRQSGVKDSSNLLPGHGGVLDRIDSLTAAIPVFAVLLWAADWGVM, from the coding sequence ATGCTGAAACAACGGATCATCACGGCACTCATTCTGTTGCCGATTGCCCTCTGCGGCTTTTTTCTGCTGACCGGCATGTACTTCGCCCTGTTTATCGGGGTTGTCGTCGTTCTGGGCGCCTGGGAATGGGCGCGGCTGGCTGGCTTTGCTGCCCAGTCGATGCGCGTTGGCTATGCCGCAGTGGTCGCTGTCCTGCTTTTTCTGATGTACCTGCTGCCGGGGCTTGAGCCATGGGTGCTGGTCGCTGCGGTCATCTGGTGGGGCGTGGCGACGTTTCTGGTGCTTACTTATCCCGATTCCAGCGGCCACTGGGCGAGCGCCGCATGCAAGCTGGTGATCGGTCTGCTGATTTTGCTGCCGGCCTGGCAGGGGCTGGTGCTGATCAAGCAATGGCCGCTGGGCAACTGGTTGATTCTGGCGGTCATGGTGCTGGTCTGGGCGGCCGACATCGGCGCCTATTTTTCCGGAAAGGCATTCGGCAAGCGCAAGCTGGCACCCAAAGTGAGCCCCGGCAAAAGCTGGGAGGGCGTATACGGTGGTCTGGCGGTGAGTCTCGCTATCACGGCTGCGGTGGGTATTTCCCGCGACTGGTCTGTCATCCAGTTCATCGCCGCTCTGCTGGGCGCTGCCGTAATTGTCTTCATCTCGGTGATCGGTGACCTGACCGAAAGCATGTTCAAGCGCCAGTCAGGGGTCAAGGACAGCAGCAACCTGCTGCCTGGCCACGGCGGGGTGCTGGATCGCATCGACAGCCTGACGGCGGCTATCCCGGTATTTGCCGTGCTGCTCTGGGCCGCTGACTGGGGTGTCATGTGA
- the ispC gene encoding 1-deoxy-D-xylulose-5-phosphate reductoisomerase: MSAPQQLTILGATGSIGLSTLDVVARHPALYQVFALTGFSRLKELLALCIRHTPQYAVVPDQAVARKLQDDLAAAGLDTRVLVGEQGLCEVAAHSQVDAVMAAIVGAAGLRPTLAAVEAGKKVLLANKEALVMSGALFMQAVQRSGAVLLPIDSEHNAIFQCLPVDFSRGLGAVGVRRVMLTASGGPFRETALDQLQNVTPEQACAHPVWSMGRKISVDSATMMNKGLELIEACWLFDARPDQIEVVIHPQSVIHSLVDYVDGSVLAQLGNPDMRTPIAHTLAWPARVDSGVAPLDLFRIGQLDFQAPDEGRFPCLRLARQAAEAGGSAPAMLNASNEVAVAAFLDRRIRYPEIAGMIEDVLNQEPVIAVEVLDTVFAVDAKARLLAGQWLERNGRQ, translated from the coding sequence GTGAGTGCTCCGCAACAGCTCACCATTCTAGGGGCGACCGGTTCCATCGGCCTGAGTACTCTGGATGTGGTCGCTCGCCATCCCGCGCTTTATCAGGTGTTCGCGCTGACGGGCTTCAGTCGTCTGAAAGAGCTGCTGGCCTTATGCATCAGACATACACCGCAATACGCCGTGGTGCCGGATCAGGCGGTCGCGCGTAAATTGCAGGACGATCTTGCCGCTGCCGGGCTCGATACCCGAGTGCTGGTGGGGGAGCAGGGGCTGTGCGAAGTGGCCGCGCACTCGCAGGTCGATGCGGTGATGGCTGCCATCGTCGGTGCGGCGGGCTTGCGTCCGACTCTGGCGGCGGTAGAAGCAGGCAAGAAGGTCTTGCTGGCCAATAAAGAGGCGCTGGTCATGTCCGGTGCCCTGTTCATGCAGGCGGTGCAACGAAGTGGGGCCGTGCTGCTGCCCATCGACAGCGAACACAATGCGATCTTTCAATGCCTGCCTGTCGACTTTTCGCGGGGGCTGGGCGCTGTCGGTGTGCGGCGTGTCATGCTGACTGCTTCGGGCGGCCCGTTTCGTGAAACGGCCCTTGATCAGTTGCAGAATGTGACCCCTGAGCAGGCCTGTGCGCACCCGGTCTGGTCGATGGGGCGCAAGATTTCAGTAGATTCGGCCACGATGATGAACAAGGGGCTCGAGCTGATCGAAGCCTGCTGGCTGTTTGATGCGCGCCCTGATCAGATCGAGGTTGTGATTCACCCCCAGAGCGTGATCCACTCGCTGGTCGATTATGTCGATGGCTCGGTTCTGGCCCAGTTGGGCAATCCCGACATGCGCACGCCAATCGCCCATACACTGGCCTGGCCTGCACGTGTAGACTCCGGCGTAGCGCCGCTGGATCTGTTTCGCATCGGGCAGCTGGATTTTCAGGCGCCGGACGAAGGCCGATTCCCGTGTCTGCGGCTGGCGCGGCAGGCGGCAGAAGCCGGTGGCAGCGCGCCCGCCATGCTCAATGCCTCCAATGAAGTGGCCGTCGCGGCATTCCTTGATCGGCGTATTCGCTACCCGGAAATCGCCGGTATGATCGAGGATGTCCTGAATCAGGAGCCCGTGATCGCTGTCGAGGTGCTCGATACGGTTTTCGCGGTGGATGCGAAAGCGCGTTTGCTGGCAGGCCAATGGCTTGAAAGAAACGGCCGGCAGTGA
- the rseP gene encoding sigma E protease regulator RseP: MSALYMILGTLIALGVLVTFHEFGHFWVARRCGVKVLRFSVGFGTPLVRWHDRQGTEYMIAAIPLGGYVKMLDEREGNVPPELADQAFNRKTVGQRIAIVIAGPTANFLLAIAFFWVLAMMGSEQVRPVIGNVEPGSIAQQAGLTSGHEIVAVDGEPTSGWAAVNLQLVRRLGESGTIALKLRDQGSTVDTSRELVLNDWLRGAEEPDPIKSLGIRPWRPALPPVLAEIDPKGPAQSAGLKTGDRLVSMDGQPLNEWQQVVDRVRERPQAVVSMRIERDGVQMDVPVTLAAKGEGKAAAGYLGAGVKAVDWPPEMLREVSYGPFAAMAEGVKRTWSMSVLTLDSLKKMLFGELSVKNLSGPITIAKVAGASAQSGFGDFLNFLAYLSISLGVLNLLPIPVLDGGHLLFYLIEWARGRPLSEKVQGWGAQIGISLVVGVMLLALVNDLGRL; encoded by the coding sequence ATGAGCGCTCTGTACATGATTCTCGGCACCCTGATTGCGCTGGGTGTGTTGGTGACCTTCCACGAGTTCGGCCACTTCTGGGTGGCGCGGCGCTGTGGCGTCAAGGTGCTGCGTTTTTCGGTGGGCTTCGGCACGCCGCTGGTGCGCTGGCACGACCGTCAGGGCACCGAGTACATGATTGCCGCGATTCCGCTGGGCGGTTATGTGAAGATGCTCGACGAGCGTGAGGGCAATGTCCCGCCCGAACTGGCCGATCAGGCCTTCAACCGCAAGACGGTCGGGCAGCGCATAGCGATTGTGATCGCCGGTCCGACGGCCAACTTCCTGCTGGCCATCGCGTTCTTCTGGGTGCTGGCGATGATGGGCAGCGAACAGGTTCGCCCCGTGATCGGCAACGTCGAGCCTGGCAGTATCGCTCAGCAGGCCGGCTTGACGTCCGGCCATGAAATCGTTGCAGTCGATGGCGAGCCTACTTCCGGCTGGGCTGCGGTCAACCTGCAACTGGTTCGCCGGCTGGGTGAAAGCGGCACCATCGCGCTCAAGCTCAGGGATCAGGGCTCGACGGTCGATACATCCCGCGAGCTGGTGCTGAACGACTGGCTCAGAGGTGCCGAGGAGCCTGATCCGATCAAGTCGCTGGGGATTCGCCCGTGGCGTCCGGCCCTGCCGCCGGTACTGGCAGAAATTGATCCAAAAGGTCCGGCGCAGAGTGCCGGGCTCAAGACCGGTGATCGTCTGGTGTCGATGGACGGTCAGCCCCTCAATGAGTGGCAGCAGGTTGTCGACCGGGTGCGTGAGCGGCCGCAAGCCGTTGTGTCGATGCGCATCGAGCGTGATGGCGTGCAAATGGACGTGCCGGTGACCCTCGCCGCCAAAGGTGAGGGCAAGGCTGCCGCAGGTTATCTGGGTGCCGGGGTAAAAGCTGTCGATTGGCCACCAGAAATGTTGCGTGAGGTCAGCTACGGTCCTTTCGCCGCGATGGCCGAAGGTGTAAAGCGCACCTGGAGCATGAGCGTGCTGACTCTGGACTCGCTCAAGAAAATGTTGTTCGGCGAGCTCTCGGTAAAAAACTTGAGTGGACCGATAACCATTGCTAAAGTGGCGGGCGCTTCGGCCCAGTCGGGTTTTGGAGATTTTCTGAACTTCCTCGCTTATCTGAGTATAAGCCTCGGAGTTCTGAATCTGCTGCCCATTCCTGTCCTGGACGGGGGGCACTTGCTGTTTTACCTGATCGAGTGGGCGCGTGGTCGTCCCCTGTCGGAAAAGGTACAGGGTTGGGGTGCACAGATCGGTATCAGTCTGGTGGTGGGCGTCATGTTGCTCGCACTGGTCAACGATCTGGGCCGATTGTAA
- the bamA gene encoding outer membrane protein assembly factor BamA: protein MKRLLLTAVLSALMIAEVHAESFTISDIRVNGLQRVSAGSVFGALPLNVGEQADDGRLVDAIRSLFKTGFFQDIQLGRDGNVLVINVVERPSVASIEIEGNKAISTEDLMKGLKQSGLAEGEIFQRATLEGVRNELQRQYVAQGRYSATVDAEVVPQPRNRVGLKIDINEGTVASIQHINVVGNTVFSDEDLTDLFELKTSNWLSFFKNDDKYAREKLSGDLERLRSYYLDRGYINMDIASTQVSITPDKKNVYITVNVNEGEKYSVKSVKLSGDLKVPEDQVKSLLLVQPGQVFSRKVMTTTSELITRRLGNEGYTFANVNGVPTPNNEDHTVDITFVVDPGKRAYVNRINYRGNTKSEDEVLRREMRQMEGGWASTYLIDQSKTRLDRLGFFKEVNVETPPVPGTDDQVDVNYAVEEQASGSITASVGFAQSAGLILGGSISQNNFLGTGNKVSIGLTRSEYQSRYNFSYVDPYYTPDGVSLGYSAFYRTTNYDDLDVDVASYAVDSLGAGINLGYPISETSRLTYGLTVQQDEIKTGRYTVDEIFDFVDKEGDKYLNFKGSVGWSESTLNKGVLATRGHSQSLVFESTLPGSDLSFFKLDYRAQYFHPITDSYTLRLHTELGYGDGYGSTSGLPFYENYYAGGFNSVRGFKDSTLGPRSTPSRGAAVTGNQGTSADPDQDPLPFGGNALVQGGVEVMFPLPFVKDQRSLRTSVFWDVGNVFDTKCDSSRTTGNGKKVECNDIDLSGMASSVGIGVTWITALGPLSFALAMPIKKPDDEAETQVFQFSLGQTF from the coding sequence ATGAAACGTCTGCTGCTAACTGCGGTTCTTTCCGCACTGATGATCGCTGAAGTTCACGCCGAGTCCTTCACCATCTCCGATATCCGTGTCAACGGCCTGCAGCGGGTTTCCGCGGGCAGCGTCTTTGGTGCGCTGCCGCTGAACGTAGGCGAGCAGGCGGATGACGGTCGTCTGGTCGATGCTATCCGTTCGTTGTTCAAAACCGGTTTCTTTCAAGACATCCAGCTGGGTCGTGATGGCAATGTGCTCGTCATCAACGTCGTTGAGCGCCCGTCGGTTGCCAGTATCGAAATCGAGGGCAACAAGGCCATTTCGACTGAAGACCTGATGAAAGGCCTGAAACAGTCCGGTCTTGCCGAAGGTGAAATTTTTCAGCGTGCGACCCTTGAAGGTGTGCGTAACGAGCTGCAACGCCAATACGTTGCCCAGGGCCGTTATTCCGCCACGGTTGACGCCGAGGTCGTACCTCAGCCGCGCAACCGCGTAGGCCTGAAAATCGATATCAATGAAGGCACCGTTGCCTCCATTCAGCACATCAACGTGGTCGGCAACACCGTCTTCTCCGACGAAGACCTGACCGACCTGTTCGAACTCAAGACCAGCAACTGGCTCTCGTTCTTCAAGAACGATGACAAGTATGCGCGCGAGAAGCTGTCTGGCGACCTCGAGCGTCTGCGTTCGTACTACCTCGATCGCGGCTATATCAACATGGATATCGCCTCGACTCAGGTGTCGATCACGCCTGACAAGAAGAACGTGTACATCACGGTCAACGTCAACGAAGGCGAGAAGTACAGCGTCAAGTCGGTCAAACTCAGCGGCGACCTGAAAGTACCTGAAGATCAGGTCAAATCCCTGCTGCTGGTTCAGCCGGGGCAGGTTTTCTCGCGCAAGGTCATGACCACGACTTCCGAGCTGATCACCCGTCGTCTGGGCAACGAAGGCTACACGTTCGCCAACGTCAACGGCGTGCCGACGCCGAACAACGAAGACCACACGGTCGACATCACGTTTGTGGTCGATCCTGGCAAGCGCGCTTACGTCAACCGCATCAACTACCGGGGCAACACCAAGTCGGAAGACGAAGTGCTGCGTCGCGAAATGCGTCAGATGGAAGGTGGCTGGGCTTCTACCTACCTGATCGATCAATCGAAAACCCGTCTTGATCGCCTGGGCTTCTTCAAGGAAGTCAACGTCGAAACGCCGCCTGTTCCGGGCACCGATGACCAGGTGGACGTGAACTACGCCGTTGAAGAGCAAGCGTCCGGCTCGATCACCGCCAGCGTCGGCTTTGCACAGAGTGCCGGCCTGATCCTGGGTGGTTCGATCAGCCAGAACAACTTCCTGGGTACGGGTAACAAGGTCAGCATCGGCTTGACTCGCAGTGAATACCAGAGCCGTTACAACTTCAGCTACGTCGATCCGTACTACACGCCGGACGGTGTCAGCCTGGGTTACAGCGCGTTCTACCGCACCACCAACTACGATGACCTCGACGTTGATGTGGCAAGCTACGCAGTAGATAGCCTGGGTGCCGGTATCAACCTCGGCTACCCGATCAGCGAGACCTCGCGCCTGACCTACGGTCTGACCGTGCAGCAGGATGAGATCAAGACCGGCCGTTACACCGTTGACGAGATTTTTGACTTCGTTGACAAGGAAGGCGACAAGTACCTGAACTTCAAGGGCTCGGTCGGCTGGTCTGAATCGACGCTGAACAAAGGTGTGCTGGCGACCCGTGGTCACTCGCAAAGCCTGGTGTTCGAATCCACCTTGCCAGGCAGCGACCTGTCGTTCTTCAAGCTGGATTACCGAGCTCAGTACTTCCACCCGATCACCGACAGCTACACCCTGCGTCTGCACACCGAGCTGGGTTATGGCGACGGCTACGGTTCGACCTCGGGTCTGCCGTTCTACGAGAACTACTACGCTGGTGGCTTCAACTCGGTTCGTGGCTTCAAGGACAGCACGCTGGGGCCGCGTAGTACTCCGAGCCGGGGTGCTGCGGTGACAGGCAATCAGGGTACGTCAGCCGATCCTGACCAGGATCCACTGCCGTTCGGCGGTAACGCTCTGGTTCAGGGCGGCGTAGAAGTCATGTTCCCGCTGCCGTTCGTCAAAGATCAGCGTTCGCTGCGTACTTCCGTTTTCTGGGATGTCGGTAACGTATTTGACACCAAGTGCGACTCGAGCAGAACGACAGGCAACGGCAAGAAAGTCGAGTGTAACGACATCGATCTGTCCGGCATGGCCAGCTCTGTTGGTATCGGCGTCACCTGGATCACTGCGCTCGGTCCTTTGAGCTTCGCCTTGGCGATGCCGATCAAGAAGCCGGACGACGAAGCAGAAACTCAGGTCTTCCAATTCTCCCTGGGTCAGACGTTCTAA
- a CDS encoding OmpH family outer membrane protein, giving the protein MRKLTQLVMLATVLVASPAFADMKIAVLNYQMALLESDAAKRYAVDAEKKFGPQLTKLKSLESSAKGIQDRLVSGGDKMAQPERERLELEFKQKARDFQFQSKELNEAKAVADREMLKQLKPKLDQAVEEVIKKGGFDLVFERGAVIDVKPQYDVTRQVIERMNQLK; this is encoded by the coding sequence GTGCGTAAGTTGACTCAATTGGTAATGCTGGCCACCGTCCTGGTCGCCAGCCCTGCATTTGCTGACATGAAAATCGCTGTCCTGAACTATCAGATGGCTTTGCTGGAATCCGACGCTGCCAAGCGTTATGCAGTAGACGCCGAGAAAAAATTCGGCCCGCAACTGACCAAGCTGAAGAGCCTGGAAAGCAGCGCCAAGGGTATTCAGGACCGTCTGGTAAGCGGCGGCGACAAGATGGCTCAGCCTGAGCGCGAACGTCTGGAGCTTGAGTTCAAGCAAAAGGCGCGTGACTTCCAGTTCCAGTCCAAGGAACTGAACGAAGCCAAGGCTGTTGCAGACCGTGAAATGCTCAAGCAACTGAAGCCGAAGCTGGATCAGGCTGTTGAAGAAGTCATCAAAAAAGGTGGTTTCGATCTGGTCTTCGAGCGCGGTGCAGTGATTGACGTCAAGCCTCAGTATGACGTGACTCGCCAGGTCATCGAGCGCATGAACCAGCTGAAGTAA
- the lpxD gene encoding UDP-3-O-(3-hydroxymyristoyl)glucosamine N-acyltransferase, with the protein MSITIKLGQLAEFLGATLRGDKDREITGLAALEEAGPGQISFLAKPQYRKYLASAQAAALLLKPADADGYAGDALLVPDPYLAYARISHFFDPKPKSPAGVHPTAVIAEDAQVDPAASIGAFAVIESGARIAAGVTIGAHCFVGARSEIGEGGWLAPRVTLYHDVRIGKRVVIQSGAVLGGEGFGFANEKGVWQKIAQIGGVTLGDDVEIGVNTAIDRGALADTRIGNGVKLDNQIQIAHNVQIGDHTAMAACVGISGSTKIGKHCMLAGGVGLVGHIEICDGVFITGMTMVTHSITEPGSYSSGTAMQPAAEWRKSAARLRKIDDMARRLQKLEKVVETVTSPGDRSSDG; encoded by the coding sequence ATGAGCATAACCATCAAGCTCGGCCAGTTAGCCGAGTTCCTTGGCGCCACGTTGCGTGGCGACAAGGACAGGGAAATCACCGGGCTGGCCGCTCTAGAAGAGGCCGGCCCTGGTCAGATCAGCTTCCTGGCAAAACCTCAATACCGCAAATACCTGGCTAGTGCGCAAGCGGCTGCCTTGCTGCTCAAGCCGGCAGATGCCGATGGCTACGCCGGGGATGCACTGCTGGTTCCAGATCCGTACCTGGCCTACGCGCGTATTTCGCATTTTTTCGATCCCAAGCCGAAAAGCCCGGCGGGCGTGCATCCCACTGCCGTCATTGCTGAGGACGCTCAGGTTGATCCGGCCGCCAGCATTGGTGCTTTTGCTGTGATCGAGAGCGGTGCACGCATTGCAGCAGGTGTCACCATCGGTGCGCATTGCTTCGTCGGCGCCCGTAGCGAAATCGGTGAGGGTGGCTGGCTGGCACCGCGTGTGACGCTCTACCACGACGTTCGCATCGGCAAGCGCGTGGTCATTCAGTCAGGCGCGGTGCTGGGGGGCGAAGGTTTCGGTTTTGCCAACGAGAAGGGTGTCTGGCAGAAGATCGCTCAAATAGGCGGCGTTACCCTGGGCGATGATGTCGAGATCGGTGTCAATACGGCGATTGACCGTGGTGCACTGGCCGACACGCGTATCGGCAACGGTGTGAAGCTGGACAACCAGATTCAGATCGCCCACAACGTGCAGATTGGTGATCACACGGCGATGGCGGCCTGTGTCGGTATTTCCGGAAGCACGAAAATCGGCAAGCATTGCATGCTCGCAGGCGGCGTCGGGTTGGTCGGGCATATCGAGATTTGTGATGGCGTCTTCATTACTGGCATGACCATGGTCACGCACTCCATTACCGAGCCGGGTTCCTACTCCTCGGGTACGGCGATGCAGCCTGCGGCCGAATGGCGAAAGAGTGCGGCTCGCCTGCGCAAGATCGACGACATGGCGCGACGTCTGCAAAAGCTCGAAAAGGTTGTCGAGACGGTGACCTCCCCGGGTGATCGCTCATCTGATGGCTGA
- the fabZ gene encoding 3-hydroxyacyl-ACP dehydratase FabZ: protein MMDIKEIREYLPHRYPFLLVDRVTELDIENKNIRAYKNVSVNEPFFNGHFPEHPIMPGVLIIEAMAQAAGILAFKMLDTKPSDGTLYYFVGSDKLRFRHPVLPGDQLILEARFLSCKRQIWKFECKATVDGKAVCSAEIICAERKL from the coding sequence ATGATGGACATCAAAGAAATTCGCGAATACCTGCCTCATCGTTACCCGTTCCTGCTGGTGGATCGAGTGACCGAGCTGGATATCGAGAACAAGAACATTCGCGCGTACAAGAATGTCAGTGTCAACGAGCCTTTTTTCAACGGTCATTTCCCTGAGCATCCAATCATGCCAGGTGTTTTGATCATCGAAGCAATGGCGCAGGCGGCCGGTATCCTTGCGTTCAAGATGCTCGACACCAAGCCGTCAGACGGTACACTTTATTATTTCGTGGGCTCGGACAAACTGCGTTTCCGTCACCCGGTTCTGCCGGGCGACCAGCTGATTCTTGAAGCCAGGTTCCTGAGCTGCAAGCGCCAGATCTGGAAGTTCGAATGCAAGGCCACGGTTGATGGCAAGGCCGTATGCTCCGCCGAAATCATCTGTGCGGAACGTAAACTATGA
- the lpxA gene encoding acyl-ACP--UDP-N-acetylglucosamine O-acyltransferase — protein MSLIDSRAIIDPTAVLADNVEVGPWSIIGAGVEIGEGTVIGPHVVLKGPTKIGKHNRIYQFSSVGEDTPDLKYKGEETRLVIGDHNVIREGVTIHRGTVQDRAETTLGDHNLIMAYAHIGHDSVIGNHVILVNNTALAGHVHVDDWAILSGFTLVHQFCHIGAHSFSGMGTAIGKDVPAFVTVFGNPAEARSMNFEGMRRRGFSEDAIHALRRAYKTVYRQGLTIDQALTELAEPAAQFPEVAVFLESIQTSTRGIIR, from the coding sequence ATGAGTTTGATTGACTCTCGCGCAATCATCGATCCGACGGCCGTTCTGGCCGACAACGTTGAGGTCGGCCCGTGGTCGATCATCGGAGCCGGTGTGGAAATTGGCGAGGGTACAGTCATCGGTCCGCACGTGGTCCTCAAGGGGCCAACGAAGATCGGCAAGCACAACCGCATCTACCAGTTTTCATCGGTGGGCGAAGACACGCCTGATCTCAAGTACAAGGGCGAAGAAACCCGTCTGGTGATCGGTGATCACAATGTCATTCGCGAAGGCGTGACCATTCACCGCGGCACCGTTCAGGACCGCGCTGAAACCACGCTGGGTGATCACAACCTGATCATGGCTTATGCACACATCGGCCATGACAGTGTGATCGGCAATCATGTGATTCTGGTCAACAACACGGCGTTGGCCGGCCATGTGCACGTCGACGACTGGGCGATTCTGTCCGGTTTCACCCTTGTGCATCAGTTCTGTCATATCGGTGCCCACAGCTTTTCCGGAATGGGCACGGCCATCGGCAAGGATGTTCCTGCGTTTGTCACGGTGTTCGGCAACCCGGCCGAGGCGCGCAGCATGAACTTCGAGGGCATGCGTCGTCGAGGTTTCTCCGAAGACGCGATTCATGCGCTGCGCAGAGCCTACAAAACGGTTTATCGCCAGGGGCTGACCATTGATCAGGCGCTGACCGAGCTGGCAGAACCTGCGGCACAGTTTCCTGAAGTCGCGGTGTTTCTCGAATCCATTCAGACATCGACTCGCGGCATCATTCGTTAA
- the lpxB gene encoding lipid-A-disaccharide synthase: MTSPLRIALVAGEASGDILGSGLMRAIKARNPDVQFIGVGGPLMEAEGMQSYFPMERLSVMGLVEVLGRLRELLARRKLLVQTLINENPDAFIGIDAPDFTLNIELQLRRAGIKTVHYVSPSVWAWRQKRVLKIREGCDLMLTLLPFEARFYEEKGVPVRFVGHPLADTIPLESDRDAARAQLGFPVQGPVVALMPGSRGGEVGRLGTLFFDAAERLLAERPTLRFVLPCASPQRRVQVEELLQGRNLPVTLLDGQSHVALAACDAVLIASGTATLEALLYKRPMVVAYRMAPLTFWILKRLVKSPYVSLPNLLAQRLLVPELLQDDATAETLASTLLPLIDDGHAQTAGFDEIHRDLRRDASNQAADAVLGLLGRSSSL; the protein is encoded by the coding sequence ATGACCAGCCCATTACGCATTGCTCTGGTCGCTGGCGAAGCCTCCGGCGATATCCTTGGCTCCGGTCTGATGCGGGCCATCAAGGCGCGCAACCCCGATGTTCAGTTCATTGGCGTGGGTGGGCCGCTGATGGAGGCGGAGGGCATGCAGTCGTACTTCCCGATGGAGCGTCTGTCGGTGATGGGGCTGGTGGAAGTGCTCGGTCGGCTGCGTGAGCTGTTGGCGCGGCGCAAACTGCTGGTGCAGACGCTGATCAACGAAAATCCTGATGCCTTCATCGGTATCGATGCGCCTGACTTCACGCTCAATATCGAACTGCAATTGCGTCGCGCCGGTATCAAGACCGTGCATTACGTCAGCCCGTCGGTCTGGGCCTGGCGTCAGAAGCGGGTCTTGAAGATTCGCGAAGGCTGCGACCTGATGCTGACGCTGCTGCCGTTCGAGGCGCGTTTCTACGAAGAGAAGGGCGTGCCGGTGCGGTTTGTCGGCCATCCGCTGGCCGATACCATTCCTCTCGAATCCGATCGTGACGCGGCGCGCGCGCAACTGGGCTTCCCTGTGCAGGGGCCGGTTGTGGCGCTGATGCCGGGCAGCCGGGGCGGCGAAGTGGGTCGTCTGGGGACGCTGTTTTTCGATGCGGCCGAGCGGCTGCTGGCCGAGCGACCCACGCTGCGCTTCGTGCTGCCGTGTGCCAGCCCGCAACGGCGCGTCCAGGTCGAAGAACTGTTGCAAGGTCGAAATCTGCCCGTCACATTGCTCGACGGTCAGTCGCACGTGGCACTGGCCGCCTGTGATGCGGTTCTGATCGCGTCCGGTACCGCCACGCTGGAAGCTCTGCTCTACAAGCGGCCGATGGTCGTTGCCTACCGGATGGCACCGCTGACGTTCTGGATTCTCAAACGGCTGGTCAAAAGCCCTTACGTGTCGCTGCCGAACCTGCTGGCCCAGCGCTTGCTGGTGCCGGAGCTGCTACAGGACGATGCCACTGCCGAAACGCTGGCCAGCACGCTGCTGCCACTGATCGACGACGGGCATGCGCAAACCGCAGGTTTTGACGAGATTCACCGGGACCTGCGCCGTGATGCATCGAATCAGGCAGCAGACGCCGTACTGGGCCTGCTCGGCCGGTCATCCTCACTGTGA